The Fusobacterium massiliense sequence GGAGAAAATGAATGACTACACATGAAATGGAGAGATTAATTTATACATATTTCGAAAGTGGAAGTTTAGCAATCGTTCCAAAAGTAACTAAAAATAACGGATGGTTAGACACAGAAGCAGACCCTATGATTTGGAAAAATATAGTAAATCATGAATGCGACATGTTAATTGTTACTAAAAATCGCTACTTAACAGAAGTTGAAATAAAAATATCTTTATCCGATTTAAAAGCTGATTTTAAAAAAGAACATCAGCACAAAGATGAAAATATTAAAAATTTCTATTATGCTTTTCCAGAAGAAATGAAAGAGAAAGCATTAGAATTAATTCCAAAAGATTGTGGTATTTTGATAGCAGTAAAAAAAGAATGTGGTATTCCATATAGAAAGATTGAATGTTATAGAAAGCCAAAAATAAACAAAGAAGCTAAACCTATA is a genomic window containing:
- a CDS encoding MmcB family DNA repair protein, with the protein product MTTHEMERLIYTYFESGSLAIVPKVTKNNGWLDTEADPMIWKNIVNHECDMLIVTKNRYLTEVEIKISLSDLKADFKKEHQHKDENIKNFYYAFPEEMKEKALELIPKDCGILIAVKKECGIPYRKIECYRKPKINKEAKPINDIVLSKIYRLGYLRYWNYRMSGGNQ